A portion of the Saccharospirillaceae bacterium genome contains these proteins:
- a CDS encoding porin family protein, whose translation MSGSRLWMAAALLGASAVTLSEPTNFRVGVGSFQLDSDPAPAYLPDNSDTGFSLFAEMPQSDHTATRFMLYRIDQDDKFSSGFQTQLMWGIGLSQPGFRAYTGPSWHHEKNRITRAGKNHQVFNGWGWQLGLGYQYKSVTLDLAATVRDPSDYRTEYRRAGLGKKTPSVYTTNLLIGYRF comes from the coding sequence ATGTCTGGCTCTCGTTTATGGATGGCCGCCGCACTGCTCGGCGCCAGCGCTGTTACCCTGTCGGAACCGACCAACTTCCGGGTCGGCGTGGGTTCTTTCCAATTGGATAGTGACCCGGCTCCGGCATACCTTCCAGACAATTCTGATACAGGTTTCAGCCTGTTTGCTGAGATGCCTCAATCCGACCATACCGCTACCCGCTTCATGCTTTACCGCATCGATCAGGACGACAAATTCAGCAGCGGATTTCAAACCCAGCTAATGTGGGGTATCGGTTTATCACAACCAGGATTTCGCGCATACACTGGTCCAAGCTGGCACCATGAAAAGAACCGGATAACCCGCGCGGGCAAAAATCACCAGGTATTTAACGGCTGGGGCTGGCAATTAGGACTTGGCTATCAATACAAATCGGTCACTCTGGATTTGGCGGCTACCGTCCGCGACCCAAGCGACTATCGGACTGAATATCGCCGCGCAGGGCTCGGTAAGAAAACACCATCGGTTTATACAACCAACTTGTTAATTGGCTACCGATTCTGA
- a CDS encoding efflux RND transporter periplasmic adaptor subunit: MNARSTICKLVISLITATLLTLANQAMADAPTETLVRQDIPQHFELEATIEAVNQSTVSAQTSGAVKVILFDVNDTVAKGALLIEIDNTQQLATLAQAKASLAQAQAQNEDAQVLLKRNQRLFRQGTLSQGELDSTSARAKSSAAAVEAASAGVRQASEQLAYTQVRAPYSGVVKARHIAPGELVTPGTPLMTGLSLDRLRAVADLPQRLAEQYQSQQQISIRINNRLIKPAKVTLFPYADSQLHSVRIRADLPADGPPQIPGSWAKMLFKTGERQVITVPATAVIQRSELSAVYINDRGAIKLRQIRTGNRYGSRIEVLSGLQEGDTVFTSGYATLAKLKRKQLPAEQP, from the coding sequence ATGAACGCTCGGTCAACCATCTGTAAGTTAGTCATCAGCCTGATTACTGCCACCCTGCTGACCTTGGCCAATCAAGCAATGGCTGACGCCCCAACAGAAACATTGGTACGGCAAGATATACCGCAGCATTTTGAGTTGGAAGCAACCATCGAAGCAGTTAATCAGAGCACCGTATCAGCACAAACAAGTGGCGCAGTTAAGGTTATTTTGTTTGATGTTAATGACACAGTTGCCAAAGGTGCACTGCTTATTGAGATCGATAACACTCAGCAGCTTGCAACACTGGCACAGGCAAAAGCCAGCCTGGCACAGGCACAAGCCCAAAACGAAGATGCCCAGGTATTGCTAAAACGTAACCAACGCTTATTCAGACAGGGAACGCTCTCTCAGGGTGAGCTCGACAGCACCTCAGCTCGGGCCAAGAGCTCAGCCGCAGCGGTTGAAGCAGCCAGTGCCGGAGTCAGACAAGCCAGCGAGCAGCTGGCTTACACTCAGGTTCGCGCTCCCTATTCCGGTGTTGTAAAGGCACGTCACATAGCACCAGGAGAATTGGTAACGCCAGGTACGCCGCTAATGACGGGACTATCGCTCGACCGTCTGCGAGCTGTTGCAGACTTACCCCAGCGACTCGCTGAACAATATCAGTCACAACAACAAATCAGTATCCGCATAAACAACAGGTTGATTAAGCCGGCCAAAGTGACGTTATTTCCGTATGCCGACAGCCAGCTACACAGCGTCCGTATTCGTGCTGACCTGCCAGCTGACGGACCCCCACAGATTCCCGGCAGCTGGGCGAAAATGCTGTTTAAAACCGGAGAGCGCCAAGTCATCACGGTCCCTGCGACAGCTGTCATCCAACGCTCCGAGCTGTCGGCGGTTTACATCAATGATCGCGGTGCCATCAAACTGCGGCAAATAAGAACCGGTAACCGCTATGGCAGCCGCATTGAGGTGTTATCCGGATTGCAGGAAGGCGACACCGTTTTTACCAGCGGTTATGCCACACTCGCCAAACTGAAACGTAAACAACTGCCTGCTGAACAACCGTAA
- a CDS encoding GrxA family glutaredoxin, producing the protein MATYTIFGRDGCGYCSRAKQLCEIKQLEYRYIDIEKEGISQADLEKTIGKPVATVPQIFHGRDYIGGYTELAASLSAK; encoded by the coding sequence ATGGCAACCTATACAATTTTTGGTCGCGATGGTTGTGGCTACTGCAGTCGCGCGAAACAACTGTGTGAAATAAAACAGCTCGAATATCGTTACATCGATATTGAGAAAGAAGGTATCAGCCAAGCAGACTTGGAGAAAACCATTGGTAAACCCGTTGCGACCGTACCACAGATCTTTCACGGTCGTGATTACATTGGCGGGTACACCGAGCTGGCAGCTTCTTTGTCTGCCAAATAA
- a CDS encoding efflux RND transporter permease subunit, which produces MNSLPDDKPLGIAGNTARTFQNSTITPLLAMVGLLLGFFAIMITPKEEEPQIDVTFANVFIALPGASPKEIEQLVAIPAEQVMSEIKGVEDIFSVSQPGQAILTVAFEVGIPRQDAILSLYNQLHSHNDWFPQNLGVMQPIIKPMGIDDVPIMTITLWSEDADVTGEQLTQIAHTLESDLKRVPGTRDIYTIGKQTTVVEVEMDPARMNAHGLAFNDVRNALKGANYGGHRQTLVQNNRVIQVQAGSFLDSTLALEQLIVGKHRNGLVHLADVADIRLQPDVAEQYARHIKVTSSDSHHSHTAVTLAIAKQPGVNAIDITRHVQQRLNKLKNRLIPDTVHAEVTRDYGMTANDKSDQLISKLLFATIAVVMLILATMGWREAVIVGGAIMITLAITLFASWAWGFTLNRVSLFALVFSIGILVDDAIVVVENIHRHKQASNKKLAELIPAAVDEVGGPTILATFTVIAALMPMAFVSGLMGPYMSPIPINASTGMMISMIVAFVVTPWLAYKLLNAQPAASGSNQSHQPHDLQADKLYRICDRLMGPFVKGAAARKKRILLFAGVIAMIGLALSLPAFKAVVLKMLPFDNKSEFQVVVDMPEGTPVEQTLRVLEALSEELTKVPEVNDLQLYAGTAAPINFNGLIRQYYLRRLPNQGDIQVNLVDKSQRDRQSHAIALSVREPLRLVGKRYNANIKIVEVPPGPPVMAPIVAEVYAVDYQQQTEAAKQLRQLLEQTEHIVDVDDSIEANQDKWRVNIDRQRAAHLGIAQSTIVQAINTALGGEDVSYLHTEQNKYPLAIRLELSEGDKVNLNQLMVMQVKTDTGQLISLSDLVTVQKTMIDKNIYRKNLQPVVLVTADVAGELDSPLYGLFSAASAMQDEGMNWPQHYLSTPSLPDSTEVKWDGEWQITYETFRDMGIAYGVGMILIYLLVVAQFRSYLIPLIIMAPIPLTVIGVLPGHALFGTQFTATSMIGMIALAGIIVRNSILLVDFINQQLSEGMSFEDAVVTSAAVRARPIALTAVAAMLGAFFIIDDPIFNGLAITLIFGILISTLLTLLIIPLLYFAAFRKRLNR; this is translated from the coding sequence ATGAACTCATTACCGGATGATAAACCTCTGGGAATTGCAGGTAATACCGCGCGCACTTTCCAGAACTCAACGATCACACCGTTACTGGCGATGGTTGGATTATTACTCGGCTTTTTTGCCATTATGATTACCCCGAAGGAAGAAGAACCACAGATTGATGTGACATTTGCCAATGTTTTCATTGCTCTTCCTGGCGCCAGTCCGAAAGAGATTGAACAGCTGGTAGCGATTCCTGCAGAACAGGTCATGTCGGAAATCAAAGGCGTTGAAGATATATTTTCGGTCTCACAACCTGGCCAGGCGATACTGACTGTTGCCTTCGAAGTCGGAATTCCGCGCCAGGATGCGATCCTCAGCCTGTACAATCAGCTACACAGCCACAACGACTGGTTCCCACAGAATCTCGGCGTGATGCAGCCCATCATTAAACCGATGGGGATCGATGATGTTCCGATTATGACGATCACATTATGGTCAGAGGATGCTGACGTCACCGGCGAACAACTTACTCAGATCGCCCACACCCTTGAGAGTGATTTAAAACGCGTGCCCGGCACCCGCGACATTTATACCATCGGCAAACAAACAACGGTGGTGGAAGTTGAGATGGATCCGGCTCGTATGAACGCACATGGACTGGCTTTCAACGATGTTCGCAACGCTCTGAAAGGCGCTAATTACGGTGGCCATCGCCAAACACTGGTGCAGAACAACCGGGTCATTCAGGTACAAGCTGGTAGTTTTCTGGATTCAACTCTGGCGCTGGAGCAACTGATAGTTGGCAAGCATCGCAACGGTCTGGTTCACTTAGCTGATGTTGCAGACATTCGTTTGCAACCCGACGTGGCCGAACAGTATGCGCGTCACATCAAAGTGACTAGCAGCGACAGTCATCACAGCCACACCGCGGTCACGCTGGCGATTGCCAAACAACCGGGGGTCAACGCCATCGATATCACTCGACACGTCCAACAACGGCTCAACAAACTGAAAAATCGCCTGATCCCTGACACGGTTCATGCCGAAGTGACCCGAGACTATGGCATGACGGCTAACGATAAGTCCGATCAGTTAATTTCAAAGCTATTATTTGCCACCATAGCGGTCGTTATGCTGATACTGGCAACCATGGGCTGGCGCGAAGCGGTCATCGTTGGTGGCGCCATCATGATTACCCTGGCGATCACCTTGTTTGCGTCTTGGGCCTGGGGTTTCACCCTGAACCGTGTGTCTCTTTTTGCACTGGTTTTCTCGATTGGCATTCTGGTTGATGACGCCATTGTGGTGGTTGAGAATATCCATCGCCACAAACAAGCGAGTAACAAAAAACTGGCCGAACTTATCCCCGCAGCGGTGGATGAAGTCGGAGGCCCGACCATTCTGGCCACCTTTACAGTCATCGCTGCATTGATGCCGATGGCTTTTGTATCGGGACTTATGGGCCCGTATATGAGCCCGATCCCAATCAACGCATCCACTGGCATGATGATTTCAATGATTGTTGCGTTTGTAGTCACTCCCTGGCTGGCTTATAAGTTGTTAAACGCACAACCAGCAGCGTCAGGGAGCAATCAATCGCATCAACCGCACGATCTCCAGGCCGACAAGCTGTATCGTATATGTGATCGCCTGATGGGCCCTTTTGTTAAAGGTGCCGCAGCGAGAAAGAAACGCATACTGTTGTTTGCTGGCGTTATTGCAATGATCGGGCTGGCACTATCGCTGCCAGCGTTTAAAGCCGTGGTATTAAAAATGCTGCCGTTCGACAATAAATCTGAATTTCAGGTTGTGGTGGATATGCCGGAGGGCACACCGGTCGAACAAACACTGCGGGTTTTGGAAGCGCTGTCCGAAGAGCTGACCAAGGTTCCAGAAGTTAACGATCTGCAACTTTATGCCGGAACCGCGGCACCCATCAACTTTAATGGCCTGATACGCCAGTATTACCTGCGACGCCTGCCAAACCAGGGTGATATTCAGGTAAATCTGGTTGATAAGAGCCAACGTGACCGCCAAAGCCATGCCATCGCCTTGTCTGTCCGTGAACCGTTGAGATTGGTAGGCAAGCGCTACAACGCCAACATCAAAATTGTCGAAGTGCCACCTGGCCCTCCTGTTATGGCGCCAATCGTTGCTGAAGTTTACGCCGTGGATTATCAACAACAGACGGAGGCCGCAAAACAATTACGCCAGCTGCTGGAGCAAACAGAGCATATCGTCGACGTTGACGACTCAATTGAAGCCAACCAGGACAAGTGGCGGGTGAATATCGATCGCCAGCGCGCCGCGCATCTGGGTATTGCCCAAAGCACCATTGTTCAGGCAATTAATACGGCACTCGGAGGCGAAGACGTCAGCTATCTGCATACCGAACAGAACAAATATCCACTGGCAATCCGGCTGGAACTGAGTGAGGGTGACAAGGTCAACCTTAACCAACTCATGGTCATGCAGGTGAAGACGGATACTGGTCAACTGATCAGTCTGAGTGACCTTGTCACCGTACAAAAAACAATGATCGATAAAAACATCTACCGCAAAAATCTGCAGCCTGTGGTGTTGGTGACCGCCGATGTGGCCGGTGAACTCGATAGCCCGCTGTACGGCCTATTTTCAGCCGCTTCGGCGATGCAAGATGAGGGAATGAACTGGCCACAACATTACCTTTCGACACCTTCTCTGCCTGATTCAACGGAAGTGAAATGGGATGGTGAATGGCAAATCACCTATGAAACGTTTCGCGATATGGGTATTGCCTACGGAGTCGGTATGATCCTGATTTATTTATTGGTGGTTGCGCAATTCCGTTCGTATCTGATACCGCTGATTATTATGGCCCCTATTCCGCTTACCGTGATAGGGGTACTACCCGGCCATGCACTATTCGGTACCCAATTCACCGCAACATCAATGATCGGCATGATCGCACTGGCTGGAATCATCGTTCGTAACTCGATTTTGCTGGTCGATTTTATCAACCAGCAGTTATCAGAGGGGATGTCCTTTGAAGACGCCGTAGTAACATCGGCAGCAGTGCGGGCGCGTCCAATCGCACTGACGGCAGTGGCAGCCATGCTTGGTGCTTTCTTTATTATTGATGATCCGATTTTTAACGGTCTCGCCATTACATTGATCTTCGGCATCCTGATATCGACGCTACTGACTCTGCTCATCATACCTCTGCTGTATTTTGCCGCCTTCCGCAAACGATTAAACCGCTGA
- a CDS encoding TIGR01621 family pseudouridine synthase produces MSFVFPIIHETNDWLAIAKPQGIGMHTEGDQKGLVVLVTEQLGTVLWPVHRLDKVTSGILLLAKNKTAAAYLSTLFSEHKIQKYYLALSPDKPKKKQGWIKGDMAKSRNGSWKILRSQENPAVTRFISHYDQASGSRLYLLKPTTGKTHQLRVALKSLGAPIMGDRRYGGKAADRTYLHAFALSFEDKGKRLMLNCAPQSGSWPDLPDTWAEPERCF; encoded by the coding sequence ATGTCCTTCGTTTTTCCCATCATTCATGAAACCAATGACTGGTTAGCGATTGCCAAACCGCAAGGCATTGGCATGCATACCGAAGGCGACCAAAAAGGCCTGGTGGTATTAGTGACGGAGCAACTGGGTACTGTACTCTGGCCCGTTCATCGACTCGATAAAGTCACGTCCGGTATATTGCTGCTGGCGAAAAACAAAACCGCAGCGGCGTATCTTTCGACATTATTCAGCGAGCACAAAATACAAAAGTACTATCTCGCGCTATCGCCCGATAAACCCAAAAAGAAACAGGGCTGGATAAAAGGCGATATGGCCAAATCCCGCAACGGCAGCTGGAAGATTTTACGCAGCCAGGAAAACCCTGCCGTAACCCGATTTATCAGTCACTACGACCAAGCCAGCGGTTCGCGCCTGTATCTGCTAAAACCAACCACTGGGAAAACGCATCAACTGAGGGTGGCGTTAAAGAGCCTTGGCGCCCCCATAATGGGAGACCGACGTTATGGGGGTAAAGCAGCTGACCGTACCTATCTGCATGCCTTTGCTCTGTCCTTCGAAGACAAAGGGAAACGGCTGATGCTGAATTGCGCCCCTCAAAGTGGCAGCTGGCCAGACTTACCGGATACCTGGGCAGAACCAGAACGGTGCTTCTGA
- a CDS encoding YqfO family protein yields the protein MFKLAFFVPPAQADSVKQAVFAAGAGRIGDYQECCWQTEGVGQFRPNTSANPFVGKPGELETIAELRIEMVCDDQCIHAALTALKQAHPYEEPAYDVWRLAEL from the coding sequence GTGTTTAAACTGGCTTTTTTTGTTCCGCCAGCACAGGCGGATTCGGTTAAGCAGGCAGTATTTGCTGCCGGAGCAGGGCGTATTGGTGATTATCAGGAGTGTTGTTGGCAAACCGAAGGTGTTGGTCAATTCAGACCAAATACTTCAGCCAATCCCTTTGTTGGGAAACCTGGTGAGTTGGAAACCATTGCTGAGTTGCGCATTGAAATGGTATGCGACGATCAGTGTATTCACGCCGCACTGACTGCATTAAAGCAGGCACATCCCTATGAAGAGCCGGCTTATGATGTCTGGCGATTGGCGGAGTTGTAG
- a CDS encoding cell developmental protein SirA: MTNPVTVRYMSRAEIERLMYSLSADSDNDQAQLFEALVRRLLEIMEQES, from the coding sequence ATGACCAACCCGGTAACCGTGCGTTACATGTCGCGCGCTGAAATCGAAAGACTGATGTACAGCCTCAGCGCTGACAGTGACAATGATCAGGCACAACTGTTTGAGGCTCTGGTGCGCCGTCTCCTGGAAATCATGGAACAGGAAAGCTGA
- a CDS encoding CoA pyrophosphatase: MRDSQLFLQLQQRLEQRCPRKINQPDLAEAGVLVAITNEPEPQLILTRRAAHLSSHKGEVAFPGGKRDPEDTDIIATAIREAEEEVELDSAMVNVIGEMDQVVSRFGYLVTPVLALVPVNVDLKANPEELDAVFKVPLSFFQQPPTSYFEHGQVKIPSYDYDGFHIWGLTAMMIAEMMNNLWDADISFRF; this comes from the coding sequence ATGAGAGATTCACAACTGTTTCTGCAATTGCAGCAGCGCCTCGAGCAAAGGTGCCCAAGAAAAATCAATCAGCCTGACCTGGCTGAAGCGGGTGTGCTGGTAGCCATTACTAATGAGCCCGAGCCACAGCTTATTCTTACCCGGCGCGCCGCTCATTTGTCGTCTCATAAAGGCGAAGTGGCGTTTCCCGGAGGGAAGCGTGATCCTGAGGATACTGACATCATCGCTACCGCTATCCGTGAAGCGGAAGAGGAAGTTGAGCTCGACTCAGCGATGGTTAATGTCATTGGCGAAATGGATCAGGTGGTTTCACGGTTCGGCTATCTGGTGACACCGGTGCTGGCACTGGTGCCGGTCAACGTCGACTTGAAAGCTAACCCGGAAGAGCTGGATGCGGTTTTTAAGGTACCGCTGTCATTTTTTCAGCAGCCGCCCACTAGCTACTTTGAGCATGGCCAGGTAAAAATCCCAAGTTACGATTATGACGGTTTTCATATTTGGGGACTGACGGCCATGATGATTGCTGAAATGATGAATAATCTCTGGGATGCGGATATCTCCTTCCGCTTCTGA
- a CDS encoding ATP-binding protein produces the protein MDTSTSSNPVSKGTIGQQWHHSLVWRIILYFAVASVTLSLAISAIIVAWNYQQQTDTFPERLEAVAVGYKESLGSSLWFYDEVQIRTQVKGIMNLDAISYVRVTDNLNLNIEDGSRPHHGKIETIDIFFNNKLLGKLEVAFDHDAVFASATKTALSNMVAQLISMMLLASLLALVVHRLINARIRHMALEVNHRINNDSFMPLSLRESSARDEIDILVHAFNALSAAMNDELQQKTLAQQQLRIMNAELEDRVGERTQSLQRTVDELNQTLQELHATQGKLIEAEKLSSLGGMVAGISHEINTPLGLCITIHSYINDHYQQIRSMFDTGKMTKQDFEDFIRMMEESLGILDKNLQRAAHLIKSFKQVSEDQTGEHIRDFSLKEYLTEILETLSPKFKQTKHKVEIDCSEQLRMSTYPGAISQVITNLVMNSLIHGYEDKSDGVIRIVAAEERGNAVIRYTDDGKGLSKEARQKIFEPFYTTKRGQGGTGLGMHLVYNIVHQRLKGEIFLDPDYQSGAGFRLLIPKKIDS, from the coding sequence ATGGATACATCAACATCATCAAACCCGGTAAGCAAAGGCACTATCGGGCAACAATGGCACCACTCGCTGGTGTGGCGCATTATTCTTTACTTCGCCGTTGCATCAGTCACCTTGTCCCTGGCGATCAGTGCCATCATTGTTGCCTGGAATTATCAGCAACAAACCGATACTTTTCCTGAACGTCTGGAGGCTGTCGCTGTTGGTTACAAAGAATCACTGGGGTCGAGCTTGTGGTTCTACGATGAGGTACAGATACGTACTCAGGTAAAAGGGATTATGAACCTCGATGCAATCAGTTACGTTCGGGTAACTGATAATCTCAATCTTAATATCGAGGACGGCTCACGACCCCATCACGGCAAAATCGAGACCATCGATATCTTTTTCAATAACAAACTGCTGGGCAAACTCGAAGTTGCTTTCGACCACGATGCTGTATTTGCATCGGCCACCAAAACCGCCCTGTCCAATATGGTGGCGCAGCTGATCAGTATGATGTTACTGGCATCGCTGCTGGCTCTGGTGGTTCATCGGCTGATCAATGCACGGATTCGCCATATGGCGCTGGAAGTCAATCATCGCATCAACAACGACAGCTTTATGCCGCTGTCGTTGAGAGAATCGAGCGCCCGTGATGAGATTGATATCCTGGTGCATGCCTTTAATGCCTTAAGTGCGGCAATGAACGATGAGCTGCAACAAAAGACGCTGGCTCAGCAACAATTGCGCATTATGAACGCCGAGCTGGAAGACCGTGTGGGTGAGAGAACTCAAAGCCTGCAGCGCACCGTTGATGAATTGAATCAGACTCTGCAGGAATTGCACGCGACCCAGGGGAAACTGATCGAAGCAGAAAAACTGTCGTCACTGGGTGGTATGGTGGCTGGTATATCGCATGAGATAAATACACCACTTGGGTTATGTATCACCATTCATTCCTATATCAACGATCACTACCAACAGATACGGTCGATGTTTGATACCGGAAAGATGACCAAGCAGGACTTCGAAGATTTTATCCGCATGATGGAGGAAAGCCTCGGAATCCTCGATAAAAATCTGCAACGAGCTGCGCATCTGATTAAGAGCTTTAAGCAGGTGTCGGAAGATCAGACCGGAGAACACATCCGTGATTTTTCGCTGAAAGAATACCTGACCGAGATCCTGGAAACCCTGTCACCGAAGTTTAAACAAACCAAGCATAAGGTCGAGATTGATTGCTCTGAACAATTGCGTATGAGCACTTATCCGGGCGCGATTTCACAGGTGATTACCAACCTGGTGATGAACTCATTAATTCACGGTTACGAGGACAAGAGCGATGGTGTTATTCGCATCGTGGCTGCGGAGGAGCGTGGCAATGCCGTCATTCGTTATACCGATGATGGCAAAGGCTTAAGTAAAGAAGCCCGTCAGAAGATCTTTGAACCCTTCTATACCACTAAGCGTGGCCAGGGCGGCACTGGTCTTGGGATGCACCTGGTATACAACATTGTTCACCAGCGCCTCAAAGGTGAAATATTCCTGGACCCGGATTATCAATCGGGGGCGGGGTTTCGCTTGTTAATTCCGAAAAAAATCGACAGCTGA
- a CDS encoding DUF3135 domain-containing protein encodes MDFPSFEELLELAKNNPESLERLRQRLIDQTIRQAPLNDQRRLRGLQFQIDAQRQIASNPMAACLKISKMMHESLSDLRSFLQPDDSQKMVPKVEKVTDSGAAILPFPNNAVAN; translated from the coding sequence ATGGATTTCCCATCTTTTGAAGAGCTGCTTGAACTGGCCAAAAACAATCCGGAGAGTCTTGAAAGATTGCGCCAACGGCTGATTGATCAGACCATCAGACAAGCCCCGTTAAACGACCAGCGCCGGTTACGCGGCTTACAATTTCAGATTGATGCCCAGCGCCAAATCGCCTCAAATCCGATGGCTGCTTGTTTGAAAATTTCAAAAATGATGCATGAGAGTCTGTCAGATCTGCGTTCGTTTCTGCAGCCAGATGATTCGCAAAAGATGGTACCTAAAGTCGAAAAAGTCACCGACTCTGGAGCCGCCATCTTACCGTTCCCAAACAATGCTGTGGCGAATTAG
- a CDS encoding YkgJ family cysteine cluster protein — MECRLGCGACCIAPSITTPIPGMPDGKPAGQRCVQLNAQNLCNLFGDPSRPAVCDGFKAEESVCGSANQIALRNLNELEQLTIG, encoded by the coding sequence TTGGAATGTCGTTTAGGCTGCGGAGCCTGCTGTATCGCGCCGTCTATTACTACCCCGATTCCTGGTATGCCTGATGGCAAACCCGCCGGGCAGCGTTGCGTTCAGCTCAATGCACAGAACCTCTGCAATTTATTCGGGGACCCATCCAGACCGGCGGTATGCGATGGCTTTAAGGCTGAAGAGTCGGTATGTGGTTCTGCCAATCAGATTGCGTTACGCAACCTGAATGAACTTGAGCAGTTAACGATCGGCTAA
- a CDS encoding NUDIX hydrolase, producing MKFCSHCATPVEMKTPEGDNRPRFVCPGCDTIFYQNPRIVAGTLPVYRNGEQHQVLLCKRAIEPRRGYWTLPAGYMENGESTVEAAERETLEEANARVISQSAFTMISVPHINQVHLFYLADLPEPEFSSGSESLEVRLFSEEDIPWKEIAFPTVARTLKHYFANQHDSVALQRCTSSVIEPHQALKKIEAEEKQRYNSANRQTS from the coding sequence ATGAAGTTTTGCAGCCACTGCGCCACCCCGGTAGAAATGAAAACACCGGAGGGTGACAATCGCCCTCGTTTTGTTTGCCCGGGTTGTGACACCATTTTCTATCAGAATCCTCGCATCGTCGCTGGCACACTTCCGGTCTATCGCAACGGTGAACAGCACCAGGTGCTGCTCTGTAAACGCGCAATAGAGCCACGCAGAGGCTATTGGACATTACCCGCGGGTTATATGGAAAATGGTGAAAGCACAGTTGAAGCAGCTGAGAGGGAAACGCTGGAGGAAGCCAATGCCCGGGTTATAAGCCAGTCGGCTTTTACTATGATCAGCGTGCCGCACATCAACCAGGTACATCTGTTTTATCTGGCTGACCTTCCTGAACCCGAGTTTTCTTCAGGCAGTGAAAGCCTGGAAGTCAGGCTATTCAGCGAGGAAGATATCCCATGGAAAGAGATTGCCTTTCCGACCGTCGCAAGAACGTTGAAGCATTATTTTGCCAACCAACACGATTCTGTGGCGTTACAGCGTTGTACTAGCTCTGTTATTGAACCGCATCAGGCGCTGAAAAAAATCGAGGCAGAAGAAAAGCAACGCTACAACTCCGCCAATCGCCAGACATCATAA